One genomic window of Centroberyx gerrardi isolate f3 chromosome 15, fCenGer3.hap1.cur.20231027, whole genome shotgun sequence includes the following:
- the znf451 gene encoding E3 SUMO-protein ligase ZNF451 isoform X1, translating into MSAPTEPDEDEVEEEVEFVSEGPLRPVLECIDLLSDSEEEGSSPMANVLEDQINRQKAHVASTLDRLAHQVAAEKQERADKCRAFKEKQISQKAHGQRELAVGSRNGSDQDAKRCVDMWLKMPGLQPGVINAGFRSRHRPASFPSNSLTKHTCPVVNCGRVYDNVPLLEGHLKRFDHSPCDPTINLKGSPSELFACVACGQHFQTKELWSNHLQSKVSSSNAEGHIITQTCQLIVCFACPACYLLFNLRDECLQHMSATNHFTEALPMNVPRGRGLPVPIAQYAKNRLIALCKDVTFNVRCSICRKVLSSHQAAQAHFNVYCRQGCAIAEADKTIVQVMKQLQVRGQCSLCCKIFLSQVEIERHKESTQHDVEVNQTMVKAILQYCRFSEIQHTKREARERRLSRGPEVPRQKRDKKRGDSGDYPAKRQRLSPSVNGGASRARSCTLAWFCECGLRFSEEAAASKHLLAVNQIFHQCGVCGKHMGESSITRLHMSRFHGGAHLSNFLFHCRLCKVDMPRYQDILSHVSEAHSGHTYFTEREVTEEPAAVSDAKPSTSGRLALHAHSKPAVQPTTAAASSSKPDQTWMCRMCEDVFDSKAAVHKHCSDVTGHSFQRFICGHCPQKFFKESTVRRHCMNEHGGQVKSSHFCGLCDSMQFESESEFSEHYKSVHSRDYYCLDDAEVDGPTVAEDTSQLECLCPCMGSEKSKEERKVTYTQCMKNLATERKCKFVCAPCGVSVPSFAQMKTHVHTTHTAMNLDKVFDVECSGCQESFMSVPSFHKHYHSQHCALEPCLSSKAHEREEKAKPKTVKILSAVEIKPGMGVHLAVAEIEDDKLAKVLNPDEANKESDAHEGEADEEMKHALALSAEEARESTELEEALKRSLLEF; encoded by the exons ATGTCCGCTCCAACTGAGCCAGACGAAGATGAGGTGGAAGAGGAAGTGGAGTTTGTATCA GAGGGTCCTCTCAGACCAGTGTTGGAATGTATTGATCTGCTGAGTGAtagtgaggaggagggaagttCACCAATGGCAAATGTG CTTGAAGATCAGATCAACCGTCAGAAAGCGCATGTTGCATCTACTTTGGACAGACTAGCACACCAAGTGGCtgcagagaaacaggaaagggcagataaatgtagagccTTCAAG GAGAAGCAAATCTCACAAAAAGCTCATGGGCAGCGGGAGCTGGCTGTTGGTTCTAGAAATGGAAGTGATCAGGATGCGAAGCGCTGCGTAGACATGTGGCTGAAGATGCCAG GTCTTCAACCTGGAGTTATCAATGCTGGTTTTAGAAGTAGGCACAGACCCGCTTCTTTCCCCAGCAACAGTTTAACTAAACACACCTGTCCAGTGGTTAACTGTGGTCGAGTTTATGACAACGTGCCTCTCCTCGAAGGTCACTTAAAAAG GTTTGATCACTCCCCTTGTGACCCAACCATCAACCTTAAAGGAAGCCCGTCTGAGCTCTTTGCCTGTGTCGCTTGTGGCCAGCATTTTCAAACTAAGGAACTCTGGAGTAACCATCTTCAGTCTAAG GTGTCCTCATCCAATGCTGAGGGCCACATCATCACTCAGACCTGTCAGCTGATCGTGTGCTTTGCCTGTCCTGCCTGCTACCTCCTCTTCAACCTCCGGGACGAGTGCCTTCAGCACATGTCAGCCACAAACCACTTCACAGAGGCACTGCCCATGAATG TACCCAGAGGAAGAGGATTGCCAGTTCCCATCGCACAATATGCTAAGAATCGTCTCATCGCTTTGTGCAAGGATGTGACTTTCAATGTCCGATGCTCTATATGCCGGAAAGTACTGAGCTCGCATCAGGCTGCTCAAGCTCACTTCaa CGTGTACTGCAGACAGGGCTGTGCCATTGCTGAGGCTGATAAAACAATAGTGCAGGTAATGAAACAGCTGCAAGTGCGAGGGCAGTGCTCTCTCTGCTGTAAGATCTTCCTCAGCCAAGTTGAAATCGAGAGACACAAAGAGTCGACCCAGCATGACGTGGAGGTCAACCAAACAATGGTGAAAGCAATTCTTCAGTACTGCCGTTTCAGTGAAATTCAACACACCAAGAGAGAGGCACGGGAGAGAAGACTGTCCAGAGGCCCTGAAGTACCACGGCagaagagagacaagaagagggGCGATTCTGGAGATTATCCAGCCAAGCGGCAGAGACTCAGCCCAAGTGTCAATGGCGGCGCGAGCAGAGCCAGGAGCTGCACACTAGCATGGTTCTGTGAGTGCGGTCTGCGTTTCTCAGAAGAGGCCGCAGCCAGTAAGCATCTCTTGGCTGTGAACCAGATCTTCCATCAGTGTGGCGTGTGTGGCAAACACATGGGTGAGTCTTCAATTACCCGCCTGCACATGAGTCGCTTCCACGGAGGGGCGCATCTCTCCAACTTCCTCTTCCACTGCCGCTTGTGCAAAGTGGACATGCCTCGATACCAAGACATCCTATCGCACGTGTCAGAAGCTCACAGCGGACACACCTACTTCACTGAAAGAGAAGTGACCGAGGAGCCTGCCGCCGTCAGCGACGCCAAGCCGTCCACCAGCGGCAGACTCGCTCTGCACGCACACTCAAAGCCCGCAGTTCAGCCAACTACCGCGGCGGCGTCTTCCTCAAAACCAGACCAGACGTGGATGTGCAGGATGTGCGAGGACGTCTTTGACTCGAAAGCAGCCGTCCACAAACACTGCAGCGATGTCACCGGTCACAGCTTCCAGAGGTTCATCTGTGGCCACTGCCCCCAGAAGTTCTTCAAGGAGTCCACCGTGCGCCGGCACTGTATGAACGAGCACGGCGGGCAGGTAAAGAGCTCCCACTTCTGCGGCCTCTGCGACAGCATGCAGTTTGAATCTGAAAGCGAGTTCTCAGAGCACTACAAGAGTGTTCACAGCAGGGACTACTACTGCTTGGATGATGCTGAAGTTGATGGGCCTACGGTTGCCGAAGACACCAGTCAGCTTGAATGCTTGTGCCCATGCATGGGTTCAGAGAAGagcaaagaggaaaggaaggttACGTATACACAGTGCATGAAGAATCTGGCCACTGAGAGAAAATGCAAATTTGTGTGTGCTCCTTGTGGTGTATCTGTGCCCTCCTTTGCACAGATGAAGACTCACgtccatacaacacacacagccatgaacCTGGATAAGGTCTTTGACGTAGAATGCAGTGGTTGCCAGGAGAGTTTTATGAGTGTACCGAGTTTCCATAAACATTACCATTCCCAACATTGTGCACTGGAACCCTGCCTGAGCTCTAAGGCacatgagagagaagagaaagcaaAACCCAAGACTGTCAAAATACTCAGTGCTGTGGAGATCAAACCAGGCATGGGCG ttcatcttgctgttgcaGAGATTGAAGATGACAAACTGGCTAAGGTTTTGAACCCGGATGAGGCCAACAAAGAGAGTGATGCCCATGAAG GTGAAGCAGATGAGGAGATGAAACATGCCTTGGCTTTGAGTGCAGAAGAAGCAAGAGAGTCAacag AGTTGGAAGAAGCTCTCAAAAGAAGCCTGTTGGAATTCTAA
- the znf451 gene encoding E3 SUMO-protein ligase ZNF451 isoform X4 has product MSAPTEPDEDEVEEEVEFVSLEDQINRQKAHVASTLDRLAHQVAAEKQERADKCRAFKEKQISQKAHGQRELAVGSRNGSDQDAKRCVDMWLKMPGLQPGVINAGFRSRHRPASFPSNSLTKHTCPVVNCGRVYDNVPLLEGHLKRFDHSPCDPTINLKGSPSELFACVACGQHFQTKELWSNHLQSKVSSSNAEGHIITQTCQLIVCFACPACYLLFNLRDECLQHMSATNHFTEALPMNVPRGRGLPVPIAQYAKNRLIALCKDVTFNVRCSICRKVLSSHQAAQAHFNVYCRQGCAIAEADKTIVQVMKQLQVRGQCSLCCKIFLSQVEIERHKESTQHDVEVNQTMVKAILQYCRFSEIQHTKREARERRLSRGPEVPRQKRDKKRGDSGDYPAKRQRLSPSVNGGASRARSCTLAWFCECGLRFSEEAAASKHLLAVNQIFHQCGVCGKHMGESSITRLHMSRFHGGAHLSNFLFHCRLCKVDMPRYQDILSHVSEAHSGHTYFTEREVTEEPAAVSDAKPSTSGRLALHAHSKPAVQPTTAAASSSKPDQTWMCRMCEDVFDSKAAVHKHCSDVTGHSFQRFICGHCPQKFFKESTVRRHCMNEHGGQVKSSHFCGLCDSMQFESESEFSEHYKSVHSRDYYCLDDAEVDGPTVAEDTSQLECLCPCMGSEKSKEERKVTYTQCMKNLATERKCKFVCAPCGVSVPSFAQMKTHVHTTHTAMNLDKVFDVECSGCQESFMSVPSFHKHYHSQHCALEPCLSSKAHEREEKAKPKTVKILSAVEIKPGMGVHLAVAEIEDDKLAKVLNPDEANKESDAHEGEADEEMKHALALSAEEARESTELEEALKRSLLEF; this is encoded by the exons ATGTCCGCTCCAACTGAGCCAGACGAAGATGAGGTGGAAGAGGAAGTGGAGTTTGTATCA CTTGAAGATCAGATCAACCGTCAGAAAGCGCATGTTGCATCTACTTTGGACAGACTAGCACACCAAGTGGCtgcagagaaacaggaaagggcagataaatgtagagccTTCAAG GAGAAGCAAATCTCACAAAAAGCTCATGGGCAGCGGGAGCTGGCTGTTGGTTCTAGAAATGGAAGTGATCAGGATGCGAAGCGCTGCGTAGACATGTGGCTGAAGATGCCAG GTCTTCAACCTGGAGTTATCAATGCTGGTTTTAGAAGTAGGCACAGACCCGCTTCTTTCCCCAGCAACAGTTTAACTAAACACACCTGTCCAGTGGTTAACTGTGGTCGAGTTTATGACAACGTGCCTCTCCTCGAAGGTCACTTAAAAAG GTTTGATCACTCCCCTTGTGACCCAACCATCAACCTTAAAGGAAGCCCGTCTGAGCTCTTTGCCTGTGTCGCTTGTGGCCAGCATTTTCAAACTAAGGAACTCTGGAGTAACCATCTTCAGTCTAAG GTGTCCTCATCCAATGCTGAGGGCCACATCATCACTCAGACCTGTCAGCTGATCGTGTGCTTTGCCTGTCCTGCCTGCTACCTCCTCTTCAACCTCCGGGACGAGTGCCTTCAGCACATGTCAGCCACAAACCACTTCACAGAGGCACTGCCCATGAATG TACCCAGAGGAAGAGGATTGCCAGTTCCCATCGCACAATATGCTAAGAATCGTCTCATCGCTTTGTGCAAGGATGTGACTTTCAATGTCCGATGCTCTATATGCCGGAAAGTACTGAGCTCGCATCAGGCTGCTCAAGCTCACTTCaa CGTGTACTGCAGACAGGGCTGTGCCATTGCTGAGGCTGATAAAACAATAGTGCAGGTAATGAAACAGCTGCAAGTGCGAGGGCAGTGCTCTCTCTGCTGTAAGATCTTCCTCAGCCAAGTTGAAATCGAGAGACACAAAGAGTCGACCCAGCATGACGTGGAGGTCAACCAAACAATGGTGAAAGCAATTCTTCAGTACTGCCGTTTCAGTGAAATTCAACACACCAAGAGAGAGGCACGGGAGAGAAGACTGTCCAGAGGCCCTGAAGTACCACGGCagaagagagacaagaagagggGCGATTCTGGAGATTATCCAGCCAAGCGGCAGAGACTCAGCCCAAGTGTCAATGGCGGCGCGAGCAGAGCCAGGAGCTGCACACTAGCATGGTTCTGTGAGTGCGGTCTGCGTTTCTCAGAAGAGGCCGCAGCCAGTAAGCATCTCTTGGCTGTGAACCAGATCTTCCATCAGTGTGGCGTGTGTGGCAAACACATGGGTGAGTCTTCAATTACCCGCCTGCACATGAGTCGCTTCCACGGAGGGGCGCATCTCTCCAACTTCCTCTTCCACTGCCGCTTGTGCAAAGTGGACATGCCTCGATACCAAGACATCCTATCGCACGTGTCAGAAGCTCACAGCGGACACACCTACTTCACTGAAAGAGAAGTGACCGAGGAGCCTGCCGCCGTCAGCGACGCCAAGCCGTCCACCAGCGGCAGACTCGCTCTGCACGCACACTCAAAGCCCGCAGTTCAGCCAACTACCGCGGCGGCGTCTTCCTCAAAACCAGACCAGACGTGGATGTGCAGGATGTGCGAGGACGTCTTTGACTCGAAAGCAGCCGTCCACAAACACTGCAGCGATGTCACCGGTCACAGCTTCCAGAGGTTCATCTGTGGCCACTGCCCCCAGAAGTTCTTCAAGGAGTCCACCGTGCGCCGGCACTGTATGAACGAGCACGGCGGGCAGGTAAAGAGCTCCCACTTCTGCGGCCTCTGCGACAGCATGCAGTTTGAATCTGAAAGCGAGTTCTCAGAGCACTACAAGAGTGTTCACAGCAGGGACTACTACTGCTTGGATGATGCTGAAGTTGATGGGCCTACGGTTGCCGAAGACACCAGTCAGCTTGAATGCTTGTGCCCATGCATGGGTTCAGAGAAGagcaaagaggaaaggaaggttACGTATACACAGTGCATGAAGAATCTGGCCACTGAGAGAAAATGCAAATTTGTGTGTGCTCCTTGTGGTGTATCTGTGCCCTCCTTTGCACAGATGAAGACTCACgtccatacaacacacacagccatgaacCTGGATAAGGTCTTTGACGTAGAATGCAGTGGTTGCCAGGAGAGTTTTATGAGTGTACCGAGTTTCCATAAACATTACCATTCCCAACATTGTGCACTGGAACCCTGCCTGAGCTCTAAGGCacatgagagagaagagaaagcaaAACCCAAGACTGTCAAAATACTCAGTGCTGTGGAGATCAAACCAGGCATGGGCG ttcatcttgctgttgcaGAGATTGAAGATGACAAACTGGCTAAGGTTTTGAACCCGGATGAGGCCAACAAAGAGAGTGATGCCCATGAAG GTGAAGCAGATGAGGAGATGAAACATGCCTTGGCTTTGAGTGCAGAAGAAGCAAGAGAGTCAacag AGTTGGAAGAAGCTCTCAAAAGAAGCCTGTTGGAATTCTAA
- the znf451 gene encoding E3 SUMO-protein ligase ZNF451 isoform X2: MSAPTEPDEDEVEEEVEFVSEGPLRPVLECIDLLSDSEEEGSSPMANVLEDQINRQKAHVASTLDRLAHQVAAEKQERADKCRAFKEKQISQKAHGQRELAVGSRNGSDQDAKRCVDMWLKMPGLQPGVINAGFRSRHRPASFPSNSLTKHTCPVVNCGRVYDNVPLLEGHLKRFDHSPCDPTINLKGSPSELFACVACGQHFQTKELWSNHLQSKVSSSNAEGHIITQTCQLIVCFACPACYLLFNLRDECLQHMSATNHFTEALPMNVPRGRGLPVPIAQYAKNRLIALCKDVTFNVRCSICRKVLSSHQAAQAHFNVYCRQGCAIAEADKTIVQVMKQLQVRGQCSLCCKIFLSQVEIERHKESTQHDVEVNQTMVKAILQYCRFSEIQHTKREARERRLSRGPEVPRQKRDKKRGDSGDYPAKRQRLSPSVNGGASRARSCTLAWFCECGLRFSEEAAASKHLLAVNQIFHQCGVCGKHMGESSITRLHMSRFHGGAHLSNFLFHCRLCKVDMPRYQDILSHVSEAHSGHTYFTEREVTEEPAAVSDAKPSTSGRLALHAHSKPAVQPTTAAASSSKPDQTWMCRMCEDVFDSKAAVHKHCSDVTGHSFQRFICGHCPQKFFKESTVRRHCMNEHGGQVKSSHFCGLCDSMQFESESEFSEHYKSVHSRDYYCLDDAEVDGPTVAEDTSQLECLCPCMGSEKSKEERKVTYTQCMKNLATERKCKFVCAPCGVSVPSFAQMKTHVHTTHTAMNLDKVFDVECSGCQESFMSVPSFHKHYHSQHCALEPCLSSKAHEREEKAKPKTVKILSAVEIKPGMGEIEDDKLAKVLNPDEANKESDAHEGEADEEMKHALALSAEEARESTELEEALKRSLLEF, from the exons ATGTCCGCTCCAACTGAGCCAGACGAAGATGAGGTGGAAGAGGAAGTGGAGTTTGTATCA GAGGGTCCTCTCAGACCAGTGTTGGAATGTATTGATCTGCTGAGTGAtagtgaggaggagggaagttCACCAATGGCAAATGTG CTTGAAGATCAGATCAACCGTCAGAAAGCGCATGTTGCATCTACTTTGGACAGACTAGCACACCAAGTGGCtgcagagaaacaggaaagggcagataaatgtagagccTTCAAG GAGAAGCAAATCTCACAAAAAGCTCATGGGCAGCGGGAGCTGGCTGTTGGTTCTAGAAATGGAAGTGATCAGGATGCGAAGCGCTGCGTAGACATGTGGCTGAAGATGCCAG GTCTTCAACCTGGAGTTATCAATGCTGGTTTTAGAAGTAGGCACAGACCCGCTTCTTTCCCCAGCAACAGTTTAACTAAACACACCTGTCCAGTGGTTAACTGTGGTCGAGTTTATGACAACGTGCCTCTCCTCGAAGGTCACTTAAAAAG GTTTGATCACTCCCCTTGTGACCCAACCATCAACCTTAAAGGAAGCCCGTCTGAGCTCTTTGCCTGTGTCGCTTGTGGCCAGCATTTTCAAACTAAGGAACTCTGGAGTAACCATCTTCAGTCTAAG GTGTCCTCATCCAATGCTGAGGGCCACATCATCACTCAGACCTGTCAGCTGATCGTGTGCTTTGCCTGTCCTGCCTGCTACCTCCTCTTCAACCTCCGGGACGAGTGCCTTCAGCACATGTCAGCCACAAACCACTTCACAGAGGCACTGCCCATGAATG TACCCAGAGGAAGAGGATTGCCAGTTCCCATCGCACAATATGCTAAGAATCGTCTCATCGCTTTGTGCAAGGATGTGACTTTCAATGTCCGATGCTCTATATGCCGGAAAGTACTGAGCTCGCATCAGGCTGCTCAAGCTCACTTCaa CGTGTACTGCAGACAGGGCTGTGCCATTGCTGAGGCTGATAAAACAATAGTGCAGGTAATGAAACAGCTGCAAGTGCGAGGGCAGTGCTCTCTCTGCTGTAAGATCTTCCTCAGCCAAGTTGAAATCGAGAGACACAAAGAGTCGACCCAGCATGACGTGGAGGTCAACCAAACAATGGTGAAAGCAATTCTTCAGTACTGCCGTTTCAGTGAAATTCAACACACCAAGAGAGAGGCACGGGAGAGAAGACTGTCCAGAGGCCCTGAAGTACCACGGCagaagagagacaagaagagggGCGATTCTGGAGATTATCCAGCCAAGCGGCAGAGACTCAGCCCAAGTGTCAATGGCGGCGCGAGCAGAGCCAGGAGCTGCACACTAGCATGGTTCTGTGAGTGCGGTCTGCGTTTCTCAGAAGAGGCCGCAGCCAGTAAGCATCTCTTGGCTGTGAACCAGATCTTCCATCAGTGTGGCGTGTGTGGCAAACACATGGGTGAGTCTTCAATTACCCGCCTGCACATGAGTCGCTTCCACGGAGGGGCGCATCTCTCCAACTTCCTCTTCCACTGCCGCTTGTGCAAAGTGGACATGCCTCGATACCAAGACATCCTATCGCACGTGTCAGAAGCTCACAGCGGACACACCTACTTCACTGAAAGAGAAGTGACCGAGGAGCCTGCCGCCGTCAGCGACGCCAAGCCGTCCACCAGCGGCAGACTCGCTCTGCACGCACACTCAAAGCCCGCAGTTCAGCCAACTACCGCGGCGGCGTCTTCCTCAAAACCAGACCAGACGTGGATGTGCAGGATGTGCGAGGACGTCTTTGACTCGAAAGCAGCCGTCCACAAACACTGCAGCGATGTCACCGGTCACAGCTTCCAGAGGTTCATCTGTGGCCACTGCCCCCAGAAGTTCTTCAAGGAGTCCACCGTGCGCCGGCACTGTATGAACGAGCACGGCGGGCAGGTAAAGAGCTCCCACTTCTGCGGCCTCTGCGACAGCATGCAGTTTGAATCTGAAAGCGAGTTCTCAGAGCACTACAAGAGTGTTCACAGCAGGGACTACTACTGCTTGGATGATGCTGAAGTTGATGGGCCTACGGTTGCCGAAGACACCAGTCAGCTTGAATGCTTGTGCCCATGCATGGGTTCAGAGAAGagcaaagaggaaaggaaggttACGTATACACAGTGCATGAAGAATCTGGCCACTGAGAGAAAATGCAAATTTGTGTGTGCTCCTTGTGGTGTATCTGTGCCCTCCTTTGCACAGATGAAGACTCACgtccatacaacacacacagccatgaacCTGGATAAGGTCTTTGACGTAGAATGCAGTGGTTGCCAGGAGAGTTTTATGAGTGTACCGAGTTTCCATAAACATTACCATTCCCAACATTGTGCACTGGAACCCTGCCTGAGCTCTAAGGCacatgagagagaagagaaagcaaAACCCAAGACTGTCAAAATACTCAGTGCTGTGGAGATCAAACCAGGCATGGGCG AGATTGAAGATGACAAACTGGCTAAGGTTTTGAACCCGGATGAGGCCAACAAAGAGAGTGATGCCCATGAAG GTGAAGCAGATGAGGAGATGAAACATGCCTTGGCTTTGAGTGCAGAAGAAGCAAGAGAGTCAacag AGTTGGAAGAAGCTCTCAAAAGAAGCCTGTTGGAATTCTAA
- the znf451 gene encoding E3 SUMO-protein ligase ZNF451 isoform X3, whose product MSAPTEPDEDEVEEEVEFVSEGPLRPVLECIDLLSDSEEEGSSPMANVLEDQINRQKAHVASTLDRLAHQVAAEKQERADKCRAFKEKQISQKAHGQRELAVGSRNGSDQDAKRCVDMWLKMPGLQPGVINAGFRSRHRPASFPSNSLTKHTCPVVNCGRVYDNVPLLEGHLKRFDHSPCDPTINLKGSPSELFACVACGQHFQTKELWSNHLQSKVSSSNAEGHIITQTCQLIVCFACPACYLLFNLRDECLQHMSATNHFTEALPMNVPRGRGLPVPIAQYAKNRLIALCKDVTFNVRCSICRKVLSSHQAAQAHFNVYCRQGCAIAEADKTIVQVMKQLQVRGQCSLCCKIFLSQVEIERHKESTQHDVEVNQTMVKAILQYCRFSEIQHTKREARERRLSRGPEVPRQKRDKKRGDSGDYPAKRQRLSPSVNGGASRARSCTLAWFCECGLRFSEEAAASKHLLAVNQIFHQCGVCGKHMGESSITRLHMSRFHGGAHLSNFLFHCRLCKVDMPRYQDILSHVSEAHSGHTYFTEREVTEEPAAVSDAKPSTSGRLALHAHSKPAVQPTTAAASSSKPDQTWMCRMCEDVFDSKAAVHKHCSDVTGHSFQRFICGHCPQKFFKESTVRRHCMNEHGGQVKSSHFCGLCDSMQFESESEFSEHYKSVHSRDYYCLDDAEVDGPTVAEDTSQLECLCPCMGSEKSKEERKVTYTQCMKNLATERKCKFVCAPCGVSVPSFAQMKTHVHTTHTAMNLDKVFDVECSGCQESFMSVPSFHKHYHSQHCALEPCLSSKAHEREEKAKPKTVKILSAVEIKPGMGVHLAVAEIEDDKLAKVLNPDEANKESDAHEGEADEEMKHALALSAEEARESTGW is encoded by the exons ATGTCCGCTCCAACTGAGCCAGACGAAGATGAGGTGGAAGAGGAAGTGGAGTTTGTATCA GAGGGTCCTCTCAGACCAGTGTTGGAATGTATTGATCTGCTGAGTGAtagtgaggaggagggaagttCACCAATGGCAAATGTG CTTGAAGATCAGATCAACCGTCAGAAAGCGCATGTTGCATCTACTTTGGACAGACTAGCACACCAAGTGGCtgcagagaaacaggaaagggcagataaatgtagagccTTCAAG GAGAAGCAAATCTCACAAAAAGCTCATGGGCAGCGGGAGCTGGCTGTTGGTTCTAGAAATGGAAGTGATCAGGATGCGAAGCGCTGCGTAGACATGTGGCTGAAGATGCCAG GTCTTCAACCTGGAGTTATCAATGCTGGTTTTAGAAGTAGGCACAGACCCGCTTCTTTCCCCAGCAACAGTTTAACTAAACACACCTGTCCAGTGGTTAACTGTGGTCGAGTTTATGACAACGTGCCTCTCCTCGAAGGTCACTTAAAAAG GTTTGATCACTCCCCTTGTGACCCAACCATCAACCTTAAAGGAAGCCCGTCTGAGCTCTTTGCCTGTGTCGCTTGTGGCCAGCATTTTCAAACTAAGGAACTCTGGAGTAACCATCTTCAGTCTAAG GTGTCCTCATCCAATGCTGAGGGCCACATCATCACTCAGACCTGTCAGCTGATCGTGTGCTTTGCCTGTCCTGCCTGCTACCTCCTCTTCAACCTCCGGGACGAGTGCCTTCAGCACATGTCAGCCACAAACCACTTCACAGAGGCACTGCCCATGAATG TACCCAGAGGAAGAGGATTGCCAGTTCCCATCGCACAATATGCTAAGAATCGTCTCATCGCTTTGTGCAAGGATGTGACTTTCAATGTCCGATGCTCTATATGCCGGAAAGTACTGAGCTCGCATCAGGCTGCTCAAGCTCACTTCaa CGTGTACTGCAGACAGGGCTGTGCCATTGCTGAGGCTGATAAAACAATAGTGCAGGTAATGAAACAGCTGCAAGTGCGAGGGCAGTGCTCTCTCTGCTGTAAGATCTTCCTCAGCCAAGTTGAAATCGAGAGACACAAAGAGTCGACCCAGCATGACGTGGAGGTCAACCAAACAATGGTGAAAGCAATTCTTCAGTACTGCCGTTTCAGTGAAATTCAACACACCAAGAGAGAGGCACGGGAGAGAAGACTGTCCAGAGGCCCTGAAGTACCACGGCagaagagagacaagaagagggGCGATTCTGGAGATTATCCAGCCAAGCGGCAGAGACTCAGCCCAAGTGTCAATGGCGGCGCGAGCAGAGCCAGGAGCTGCACACTAGCATGGTTCTGTGAGTGCGGTCTGCGTTTCTCAGAAGAGGCCGCAGCCAGTAAGCATCTCTTGGCTGTGAACCAGATCTTCCATCAGTGTGGCGTGTGTGGCAAACACATGGGTGAGTCTTCAATTACCCGCCTGCACATGAGTCGCTTCCACGGAGGGGCGCATCTCTCCAACTTCCTCTTCCACTGCCGCTTGTGCAAAGTGGACATGCCTCGATACCAAGACATCCTATCGCACGTGTCAGAAGCTCACAGCGGACACACCTACTTCACTGAAAGAGAAGTGACCGAGGAGCCTGCCGCCGTCAGCGACGCCAAGCCGTCCACCAGCGGCAGACTCGCTCTGCACGCACACTCAAAGCCCGCAGTTCAGCCAACTACCGCGGCGGCGTCTTCCTCAAAACCAGACCAGACGTGGATGTGCAGGATGTGCGAGGACGTCTTTGACTCGAAAGCAGCCGTCCACAAACACTGCAGCGATGTCACCGGTCACAGCTTCCAGAGGTTCATCTGTGGCCACTGCCCCCAGAAGTTCTTCAAGGAGTCCACCGTGCGCCGGCACTGTATGAACGAGCACGGCGGGCAGGTAAAGAGCTCCCACTTCTGCGGCCTCTGCGACAGCATGCAGTTTGAATCTGAAAGCGAGTTCTCAGAGCACTACAAGAGTGTTCACAGCAGGGACTACTACTGCTTGGATGATGCTGAAGTTGATGGGCCTACGGTTGCCGAAGACACCAGTCAGCTTGAATGCTTGTGCCCATGCATGGGTTCAGAGAAGagcaaagaggaaaggaaggttACGTATACACAGTGCATGAAGAATCTGGCCACTGAGAGAAAATGCAAATTTGTGTGTGCTCCTTGTGGTGTATCTGTGCCCTCCTTTGCACAGATGAAGACTCACgtccatacaacacacacagccatgaacCTGGATAAGGTCTTTGACGTAGAATGCAGTGGTTGCCAGGAGAGTTTTATGAGTGTACCGAGTTTCCATAAACATTACCATTCCCAACATTGTGCACTGGAACCCTGCCTGAGCTCTAAGGCacatgagagagaagagaaagcaaAACCCAAGACTGTCAAAATACTCAGTGCTGTGGAGATCAAACCAGGCATGGGCG ttcatcttgctgttgcaGAGATTGAAGATGACAAACTGGCTAAGGTTTTGAACCCGGATGAGGCCAACAAAGAGAGTGATGCCCATGAAG GTGAAGCAGATGAGGAGATGAAACATGCCTTGGCTTTGAGTGCAGAAGAAGCAAGAGAGTCAacag GGTGGTGA